GGCCGTAGGAGGAGGTGATGAACACTGCCCGGTCCACCCCGGTCTCGGTGTCGATGGTGAACAGGACTCCGGAGGCGGCCAGGTCCGAGCGCACCATCCGCTGCACTCCAGCCGACAACGCGACCGTGGCGTGCTCGAAGCCGTGGTGGACGCGGTAGGAGATGGCCCGGTCGTTGTACAAGGAGGCGAAGACCTCCCGGACGGCTTGCAGTACTGCCTCGACGCCGCGGACGTTGAGGAACGTCTCCTGCTGTCCGGCGAAGGAAGCGTCGGGCAGGTCTTCGGCGGTGGCGCTGGAGCGTACCGCGACCGACACCGACCGGTCGCCGTGGTCGTCTAGGCCGGCGACCAGCTCGGCGTAGGCGGCGCGGACGTCGGCTTCGAGGTCGGCAGGAAAGGGCTGAGCGGTGATAGCGTCGCGGATGCGCTTGCCGACCAGCGTTAGCGCCGTCACGTCGTCGGGGTCCAGCGCGGCCAGCTCGGCGTCGATGAACTCTTGCAGCCCGTCGTGGGCGGTGAATCGGCGGTAGGCCTCGGCTGTGGTCGCGAAGCCGTCCGGTACACGTACCCCGGCACCGGTCAGGCCGCTGACCATTTCCCCCAGGGAGGCGTTCTTGCCGCCGACTGACTCGACATCGGTCATCGCCAACTGCGAGTACCAGCGCACGTTGGACGGGGCGAGCTTTGATCGGCCGGGTCGTGGGCTGGCGTTCGTAGTCATGCAAGGTCTCCTTGAGATGGCGTGGGTGGTGACTCACAGTTGGACGTGTCGGGGATGGGCCGTGTCAGATGCGCTTTGACCGTGCCGTCGTGATCGTTGGTGACGGTGTAGGGAAGGCGGGCACGTTGGGGCGTTCGCTATGGCGACCGAGGTGCTGCAGTACGACCGTGGACATCTCCTCCACCGAGGTCGTGGCTGAGTTCAGTACCGGCAACTCATGCGTCGCGAACAGACGCTCGGCGGCGCGAAGCTCCCAGGCGCACTGCTCGCGGGCGGCGTACCGCGAGTGCGGTCGTCGTTCGTGGCGGACCTGGCTGAGCCGCTGCGCCGAGGTGGTGATACCGAAGCAACGCTGATGCGTGGACCGCACGGGGGCGGGCAGCTCGCTGCGTTCGAGATCTTCAGGTAGCAGTGGGTAGTTGGCCACGAACAAGCCGTGCTGCAACGCCAGGTACATGGATGTGGGGGTTTTGCCGCAGCGGGAGGGGGCCAGCAGGACGACGTCGGCCTTGTCCAGCGCGCGCAGGCTGGCGCCGTCATCGTGCTCGATGGCGTACTCCACGGCTTGCATGCGGTTGTTGTAGCGGCGCACGTCGCCTACTCCATGCAGCCGCAGGGGCTGGCGAACACCGGCGATACCGAGCAGGTGCTCGACCCGGCTCATGTGTAGGTCGAAGAAGTCGATCAGCGGACAGGTGCTGGTGTGCAGGATGTCCCGGATCGCCGTGAGCGCGGTCGTGGTGAACGCCAGCGGCTGTACCGGCCCTCGCATCGCCTCATCCAGCACCGCTACTGCGGCGAGCGCGTCGTTCTCGGTGGCGATGAAGGGGATGGAGGTGCGCTCGAAACGCAGGTGCGGGAACTGGATGAGCAGGGCGTTGCCCATCGTCTCGGCGCTGATCCCGGTGCTGTCAGACAGGAAGAAGACCGGTACTACGTCGGTTTGAGTCACGGCCGTCTCTCACCCCGTCCTTGTGGTCCGTCGTTGTACGGGCAGCGGCACCAGGCGGCTACGTGCAGACGACTTTGTCGGTGCGGACCACCGAGCACCACGGGAGGAAGAGG
This Kineococcus aurantiacus DNA region includes the following protein-coding sequences:
- a CDS encoding pyruvate, phosphate dikinase/phosphoenolpyruvate synthase regulator, whose translation is MTQTDVVPVFFLSDSTGISAETMGNALLIQFPHLRFERTSIPFIATENDALAAVAVLDEAMRGPVQPLAFTTTALTAIRDILHTSTCPLIDFFDLHMSRVEHLLGIAGVRQPLRLHGVGDVRRYNNRMQAVEYAIEHDDGASLRALDKADVVLLAPSRCGKTPTSMYLALQHGLFVANYPLLPEDLERSELPAPVRSTHQRCFGITTSAQRLSQVRHERRPHSRYAAREQCAWELRAAERLFATHELPVLNSATTSVEEMSTVVLQHLGRHSERPNVPAFPTPSPTITTARSKRI